In Helianthus annuus cultivar XRQ/B chromosome 3, HanXRQr2.0-SUNRISE, whole genome shotgun sequence, a single window of DNA contains:
- the LOC110932265 gene encoding beta-fructofuranosidase, insoluble isoenzyme CWINV1, whose product MPFAVLVAELQWIWPKSRILEGPMYYKGVYHFFYQHNPYGPLWGNMSWGHAISHDLINWVHLDIALVPNEHYDINGCFSGSATILPNGEPAILYTGVDAKLHQVQNLAFPKNISDPLLKEWVKWPLNPILSPPDEIDPSFYRDPSTGWMGADGEWRVVIGTRIDHQGAAILYKSKDFRSWNRSLSPFPFSNITTFWECPEFYPVISNGKSGLDTSVISVQGKDIKHVLKASFNDQDYYILGKYDPESDRYDVDADFMKSKEWLRYDYGKFYASKSFYDGEKKRRILWSWVSESDTAPDAIEKGWSGLQTIPRSIWLSKNEDQLVQWPVQELEKLRTRKVHFKNKRLKGRSMIEISGITASQADVEITFRVSNLKHAEVLSAEVVDPQILCTQKNATTDGKFGPFGLLVLASKDLTEHTAVFFRVFRIANSFRVLMCADPSRSSLKPFIDKSIYGAFLALDPRYAKISLRTLIDHSIVESFGGEGLACITSRVYPVLAVGEQAHLYAFNNGTQSLSISSLSAWSMKKAQIV is encoded by the exons atgccGTTTGCAGTTTTGGTTGCTGAGCTGCAATGGATCTGGCCAAAGAGTCGAAtcctggaag GACCAATGTATTACAAGGGGGTCTACCATTTTTTCTATCAACACAATCCATATGGTCCACTATGGGGTAACATGTCATGGGGTCATGCCATATCACATGATCTTATCAACTGGGTTCATCTTGATATTGCTCTTGTACCAAACGAGCATTACGATATCAATGGGTGCTTTTCTGGTTCGGCAACGATACTACCAAATGGTGAACCGGCGATCCTATACACAGGTGTTGATGCCAAATTACACCAAGTGCAAAATTTGGCATTTCCCAAAAACATATCGGACCCGCTACTAAAAGAATGGGTAAAATGGCCACTTAACCCAATATTGAGTCCTCCAGATGAAATTGACCCATCCTTTTATAGAGATCCATCAACTGGTTGGATGGGTGCGGATGGAGAATGGAGGGTTGTGATTGGAACTCGGATTGATCATCAAGGAGCAGCTATTCTTTACAAAAGTAAGGATTTTCGCAGTTGGAATAGGTCTCTGAGCCCGTTTCCCTTTTCTAACATAACAACATTTTGGGAATGTCCTGAGTTTTATCCTGTTATTTCTAATGGGAAAAGCGGGCTTGATACATCAGTTATATCCGTTCAAGGGAAGGACATTAAGCATGTTCTTAAAGCTAGTTTTAATGACCAGGATTATTATATACTGGGAAAATATGATCCAGAAAGTGACCGCTACGATGTTGATGCTGACTTCATGAAGAGTAAAGAGTGGTTAAGGTATGATTATGGGAAGTTTTATGCTTCAAAGTCGTTTTATGATGGTGAGAAGAAGAGAAGGATATTATGGTCATGGGTTAGTGAAAGTGATACTGCACCAGATGCTATCGAAAAAGGTTGGTCTGGCCTTCAG ACGATTCCTAGGAGCATCTGGCTTAGTAAAAATGAAGATCAGTTGGTGCAGTGGCCTGTCCAGGAACTAGAGAAACTACGAACACGAAAAGTGCATTTCAAGAATAAAAGACTCAAGGGCAGGTCCATGATTGAAATTTCTGGTATCACAGCTTCACAG GCTGATGTAGAAATCACATTTAGAGTCTCAAATCTCAAACATGCTGAGGTGTTGAGTGCTGAAGTAGTTGATCCCCAAATTCTTTGTACACAAAAGAATGCTACAACAGATGGCAAATTTGGGCCTTTCGGTTTGCTGGTTTTGGCTTCGAAGGACCTTACTGAACACACGGCGGTCTTCTTTCGTGTCTTTAGAATTGCTAACAGTTTCCGAGTGCTCATGTGTGCTGACCCAAGCAG GTCGTCTTTAAAACCATTTATCGACAAATCCATCTATGGAGCTTTTCTTGCACTTGATCCTCGATACGCAAAGATCTCCTTGAGAACCTTG ATAGATCACTCCATTGTAGAAAGCTTTGGTGGAGAAGGGTTGGCTTGCATTACATCAAGAGTTTATCCAGTACTGGCAGTTGGAGAACAAGCACATCTTTATGCATTCAACAATGGCACTCAGAGTTTGAGTATCTCAAGTTTAAGTGCTTGGAGTATGAAGAAAGCTCAAATTGTCTAA